A region from the Stutzerimonas stutzeri genome encodes:
- the glyQ gene encoding glycine--tRNA ligase subunit alpha, translating to MTQPTPAVRTFQDLILALQSYWAEQGCVVLQPYDMEVGAGTFHTATFLRSIGPETWNAAYVQPSRRPTDGRYGENPNRLQHYYQFQVVLKPNPENFQELYLESLRRIGVDTSVHDVRFVEDNWESPTLGAWGLGWEVWLNGMEVTQFTYFQQVGGIECYPVTGEITYGLERLAMYLQGVDSVYDLIWTDGPFGTVTYGDVFHQNEVEQSTYNFEHANVDKLFELFDFYESEANRLIELELPLPTYEMVLKASHTFNLLDARRAISVTARQQYILRVRALARAVAQSYLQARARLGFPMATPDLRDEVLAKLEAAE from the coding sequence TTGACCCAGCCTACGCCTGCCGTGCGCACCTTCCAAGACCTGATCCTCGCCCTGCAAAGCTACTGGGCAGAGCAGGGTTGCGTCGTTCTGCAACCCTATGACATGGAAGTGGGCGCCGGTACATTCCACACCGCCACGTTTTTGCGTTCCATCGGTCCGGAAACCTGGAACGCCGCCTATGTGCAGCCTTCGCGCCGTCCCACCGATGGCCGCTATGGCGAGAACCCCAACCGCCTGCAGCACTATTACCAGTTCCAGGTGGTACTCAAGCCCAACCCGGAAAACTTCCAGGAGCTTTACCTCGAGTCGCTGCGCCGTATTGGCGTGGACACCTCGGTCCATGACGTCCGTTTCGTCGAGGACAACTGGGAATCACCGACGCTGGGTGCCTGGGGTCTTGGCTGGGAAGTCTGGTTGAACGGCATGGAGGTGACCCAGTTCACCTACTTCCAGCAGGTCGGCGGAATCGAGTGCTACCCGGTCACCGGTGAGATCACCTATGGCCTGGAGCGTCTGGCGATGTATCTGCAAGGCGTCGACTCGGTCTACGACCTGATCTGGACAGACGGCCCGTTCGGCACCGTCACCTATGGCGATGTCTTCCATCAGAACGAAGTCGAGCAATCGACCTACAACTTCGAACACGCCAACGTCGACAAGCTGTTCGAACTCTTCGATTTCTACGAGTCGGAAGCCAACCGGCTGATCGAGCTGGAACTGCCGCTGCCCACCTACGAAATGGTGTTGAAGGCCTCGCATACCTTCAACTTGCTCGATGCCCGCCGGGCCATCTCGGTGACCGCACGTCAGCAATACATTCTGCGCGTACGCGCACTGGCTCGTGCGGTGGCGCAGAGCTACCTGCAGGCGCGCGCCAGGCTCGGCTTCCCCATGGCGACCCCTGATCTGCGTGACGAAGTATTGGCC
- a CDS encoding DNA-3-methyladenine glycosylase I: MPRCAWCSDDPLYIDYHDNEWGVPTRDPQVLFEFLILEAFQAGLSWITVLRKRERYRQVLFGFDPQRLAQMTDAEIDERMLDPGIIRNRRKLEAARRNAQLWLELDDPAGWLWSFVDGQPKINHFESIKQVPAVTAEAEAMSRALKKAGFSFVGPTICYAYMQACGMVMDHTIDCDRYAMLADASA; the protein is encoded by the coding sequence ATGCCGCGTTGCGCCTGGTGCAGTGACGATCCGCTGTACATCGACTATCACGACAACGAGTGGGGCGTACCAACCCGCGATCCGCAGGTGCTGTTCGAATTCCTCATCCTCGAGGCTTTCCAGGCCGGGCTGTCGTGGATCACCGTGTTGCGCAAGCGCGAGCGTTATCGCCAGGTGCTGTTCGGCTTCGATCCCCAGCGTCTGGCGCAGATGACCGATGCCGAAATCGACGAGCGCATGCTCGACCCGGGCATCATCCGCAACCGACGCAAACTCGAGGCGGCACGGCGCAACGCGCAGCTGTGGCTCGAGCTGGACGATCCGGCCGGCTGGTTGTGGTCATTCGTCGATGGTCAGCCGAAGATCAATCATTTCGAATCGATCAAACAGGTCCCGGCGGTGACCGCCGAAGCCGAGGCGATGAGCCGCGCGTTGAAGAAGGCCGGCTTCAGCTTCGTCGGCCCGACCATCTGCTACGCCTACATGCAGGCCTGCGGCATGGTCATGGACCACACCATCGATTGTGATCGCTATGCGATGCTGGCCGATGCGAGTGCCTAG
- a CDS encoding lysophospholipid acyltransferase produces the protein MDKFKGALVVGFLRLFALLPWRAVQGLGSAIGWLMWKLPNRSREVARINLDKCFPELANTERERLLRKSLQQIGKTFTESACAWIWPADKTLRLVKQVEGLEVLEQALASGKGVVGITSHLGNWEVLNHFYCAQCKPIIFYRPPKLKAVDDLLQRQRVQLGNKVAPSTREGIISVIKEVRKGGAVGIPADPEPSEGAGVFVPFLGTQALTSKFVPGMLTGGKAVGVFLHALRLDDGSGYKVILEAAPPAMYDEDVEVAVAAMSGVIERYVRTWPSQYMWTMKRFKKRPAGERRWY, from the coding sequence TTGGACAAGTTCAAAGGTGCGCTGGTGGTCGGCTTCCTGCGCCTGTTCGCCCTCCTGCCCTGGCGCGCGGTACAGGGGCTGGGCAGTGCCATCGGCTGGTTGATGTGGAAGCTGCCCAATCGTTCGCGCGAGGTCGCCCGCATCAATCTGGACAAGTGCTTTCCCGAGCTCGCCAACACCGAGCGGGAACGGCTGTTGCGCAAAAGCCTGCAGCAGATCGGCAAGACCTTCACCGAAAGCGCCTGTGCCTGGATCTGGCCGGCAGACAAGACCCTGCGTCTGGTCAAGCAGGTCGAGGGCCTGGAAGTGCTCGAACAGGCATTGGCGTCCGGTAAGGGCGTGGTCGGTATCACCAGTCACCTGGGCAATTGGGAAGTGCTCAATCACTTCTATTGCGCGCAGTGCAAACCGATCATTTTCTATCGCCCGCCCAAGCTCAAGGCCGTGGACGATCTGCTTCAGCGGCAGCGGGTCCAGCTGGGCAACAAGGTGGCGCCTTCGACGCGTGAAGGCATCATCAGTGTCATCAAGGAAGTGCGCAAAGGTGGCGCCGTGGGTATTCCCGCCGACCCGGAGCCCAGCGAGGGCGCCGGTGTCTTCGTGCCCTTTCTCGGAACCCAGGCGCTGACCAGCAAGTTCGTGCCCGGCATGCTCACCGGCGGCAAGGCGGTGGGGGTATTCCTCCATGCGTTGCGCCTGGACGATGGTTCAGGCTACAAGGTGATCCTCGAAGCGGCGCCGCCGGCCATGTACGACGAGGACGTAGAGGTCGCGGTCGCCGCCATGAGCGGCGTCATCGAGCGCTACGTGCGCACTTGGCCGAGCCAGTACATGTGGACCATGAAACGCTTCAAGAAACGCCCGGCAGGCGAACGCCGCTGGTACTGA
- a CDS encoding PilZ domain-containing protein encodes MANQRQHPRAPMKCRIRISHESFGEIFAHTRDLSDGGVYVKHPQLTELRTGMIVSGQVQDLPIPAPELEMEVMRVDAEGVGLRFVGRD; translated from the coding sequence ATGGCCAACCAGCGACAGCATCCACGTGCCCCCATGAAGTGCCGCATCCGCATCAGTCACGAATCCTTCGGCGAAATCTTCGCCCATACCCGTGATCTGTCCGATGGCGGCGTCTACGTCAAACATCCCCAGCTGACCGAGCTGCGCACCGGGATGATCGTCAGTGGCCAGGTGCAGGACCTGCCGATTCCGGCGCCGGAGCTGGAAATGGAAGTCATGCGGGTCGACGCGGAGGGTGTCGGGCTGCGCTTCGTCGGACGCGACTGA
- the mprF gene encoding bifunctional lysylphosphatidylglycerol flippase/synthetase MprF: MSRAVVEVGSTPAEDPVVPSFLFLERLRPYRHAIGLCVSLVLFALALLACWHLLGSIDKGQVRDALAAVPPRSLLLSALASLAGVVVMMAYEASAARYAQVRLPWRTLALGGFCAFSIGNAVGFSVLSGGSVRYRLYGRLGLGAADVARMTLFASLSLGLCLPVMVAFAALYQPADAARALHISEPVLRIVAIGILLLAGAAIGVAVRFRSEARPAPGCWRVELGRLSVRVPGGRLTFTQLVISVLDVGVAASVLYLLLPDAPPFVSFALIYMLALAAGVLSHVPGGVGVFEAVLLAAFAGRLDPAALIAAMLLYRLLYVLLPLCVAGVLLLIAEARRLWLARQVARVAGGLAVPLLALLVFVAGSLLLFSGATPAVDERLATLGFLPLAVITASHLSASLIGTLCLLLAQGLYRRLSAAWALTLALLCLGALASLLKGIDWPEALVLLAIAALLATFRREFYRHSRLMEAPVSGAALAGTLGILAASVWLLLFAYQDVPYSHELWWQFELDANAPRSLRAVLGSVLVLVVVGVTWLLRPPPPAIRLPDGEALARAARIVGNGEQPEGGLALSGDKALLFHPNGDAFVMYARRGRSLVALHDPIGQPHERAELIWQFRDLCDRHHARPVFYQVRAQNLSNYLDIGLTALKLGEEALVDLAGFDLASNGKEMTALRYTWNRGQRDGLTVQFYAPGEAPIDELRGISDAWLQGKKVREKGFSLGRFSADYLAHFRIVVVRVDGRAVAFANLLECGSRAVASLDLMRVLADAPKSTMEFLMLGLILHFKEAGYARFSLGMVPLAGLQPRRGTPLPLRLGAWVFTRGESFYNFQGLRRFKDKFQPQWEPRYLAVPAGLDPWVALADTATLIAGGMGGLVRR, translated from the coding sequence ATGAGTCGCGCGGTTGTTGAAGTCGGCTCCACCCCTGCCGAAGATCCTGTAGTTCCCTCCTTTTTATTTCTCGAACGGCTGCGGCCCTACCGGCACGCCATCGGCCTGTGCGTGTCGCTAGTGCTCTTCGCCCTGGCACTGCTCGCCTGCTGGCATCTGCTTGGCTCGATCGATAAGGGGCAGGTGCGCGACGCATTGGCCGCGGTGCCTCCACGCTCGCTGTTGCTGTCGGCATTGGCGAGCCTGGCCGGAGTGGTTGTGATGATGGCCTACGAGGCGTCCGCAGCCCGTTACGCGCAGGTGCGTCTGCCATGGCGTACCCTGGCGCTGGGCGGCTTCTGCGCGTTCTCGATTGGCAACGCGGTCGGCTTCTCCGTGCTCTCCGGCGGCTCTGTGCGCTATCGCCTGTATGGCCGGTTGGGGCTGGGTGCGGCCGACGTCGCGAGGATGACCTTGTTCGCCAGCCTTTCGCTGGGCCTGTGTCTTCCAGTAATGGTCGCCTTCGCTGCGCTGTATCAGCCGGCCGATGCGGCGCGGGCGCTACATATATCGGAGCCTGTCCTGCGCATCGTTGCCATTGGAATTCTCCTGTTGGCCGGTGCGGCAATTGGCGTGGCCGTTCGCTTCCGCTCCGAGGCGCGCCCGGCACCGGGCTGCTGGCGCGTCGAACTGGGGCGGCTCAGCGTGCGCGTGCCTGGCGGCCGCCTCACATTCACGCAACTGGTCATTAGCGTGCTGGACGTCGGTGTGGCTGCCTCCGTGCTCTACCTACTGTTGCCGGATGCGCCGCCCTTCGTCAGCTTCGCGCTGATCTACATGCTGGCGCTGGCTGCCGGCGTGCTCAGTCATGTGCCGGGTGGCGTTGGTGTGTTCGAGGCGGTGCTGCTGGCAGCGTTCGCGGGGCGCCTCGATCCGGCCGCGCTGATCGCCGCCATGCTGCTTTACCGTTTGCTCTACGTGCTCCTGCCGCTGTGCGTCGCCGGTGTGCTGTTGCTGATCGCCGAAGCACGCCGCCTCTGGCTGGCGCGTCAGGTGGCACGGGTCGCCGGCGGTCTGGCCGTTCCGCTGCTGGCGCTGCTGGTGTTCGTGGCCGGCAGTCTGCTGCTGTTTTCCGGCGCGACCCCAGCGGTCGATGAGCGCCTGGCAACCTTGGGCTTCCTACCGCTGGCGGTGATCACCGCATCGCATCTGAGCGCCAGCCTGATCGGCACGCTCTGCCTGCTATTGGCCCAGGGGCTCTATCGGCGCCTGTCCGCGGCCTGGGCGCTGACGCTGGCGCTGCTCTGCCTCGGCGCGCTGGCCTCGCTGCTCAAGGGCATCGATTGGCCGGAAGCGCTCGTCCTGCTGGCGATTGCGGCATTGCTGGCGACCTTCCGCCGCGAGTTCTATCGCCACAGTCGGCTCATGGAAGCGCCGGTTTCGGGCGCGGCGCTGGCCGGAACCCTCGGCATCCTGGCTGCGTCGGTCTGGCTGCTGCTGTTCGCCTATCAGGACGTACCCTACAGCCATGAACTCTGGTGGCAATTCGAGCTGGACGCCAATGCACCGCGCAGCTTGCGCGCCGTGCTCGGCAGCGTGCTGGTGCTGGTCGTGGTCGGTGTCACCTGGCTGTTGCGTCCGCCACCGCCGGCCATCCGCCTGCCTGACGGCGAGGCGCTGGCACGGGCGGCACGGATCGTCGGCAACGGCGAGCAGCCCGAAGGCGGACTTGCGCTCAGTGGCGACAAGGCCCTGCTATTCCACCCCAACGGTGACGCCTTCGTCATGTATGCCCGGCGCGGGCGCAGCCTGGTCGCGCTGCATGATCCGATTGGCCAGCCCCACGAGCGTGCCGAGCTGATCTGGCAGTTTCGCGACCTATGCGACCGCCATCACGCTCGCCCAGTGTTCTATCAGGTGCGCGCGCAGAATCTGTCGAACTACCTGGACATCGGGCTGACGGCGCTCAAGCTGGGCGAGGAAGCGTTGGTCGACCTGGCCGGCTTCGACCTAGCCAGCAACGGCAAGGAGATGACGGCCCTGCGCTACACCTGGAATCGCGGCCAGCGTGACGGCTTGACGGTCCAGTTCTACGCCCCCGGTGAGGCGCCGATCGACGAACTGCGCGGCATCTCCGATGCCTGGCTGCAGGGCAAGAAGGTGCGGGAGAAAGGCTTTTCCCTGGGCCGTTTCAGCGCCGACTATCTCGCCCATTTCCGCATCGTGGTGGTGCGCGTCGACGGGCGCGCGGTGGCCTTCGCCAATTTGCTCGAATGCGGCAGCCGCGCCGTGGCCAGCCTGGACCTGATGCGCGTGCTGGCCGACGCGCCCAAATCCACCATGGAGTTCCTCATGCTCGGGCTGATCCTGCATTTCAAGGAGGCCGGCTACGCCCGCTTCAGCCTGGGTATGGTACCCCTGGCCGGCCTGCAGCCGCGTCGCGGCACGCCGCTGCCGTTGCGCCTGGGTGCCTGGGTGTTCACCCGTGGCGAGAGTTTCTACAACTTCCAGGGACTGCGCCGGTTCAAGGACAAGTTCCAGCCGCAGTGGGAGCCCCGCTACCTGGCGGTGCCCGCCGGTCTCGATCCCTGGGTGGCGCTGGCCGACACGGCGACGCTGATCGCCGGCGGCATGGGCGGATTGGTGAGACGCTGA
- a CDS encoding virulence factor family protein: protein MKRDSWFKGGLLAAALVVGIAVVWHERDDSGLQHLVLNDGTPALRIGAHAAPQHVLILVTEQQRLDPATLERLAASGSVELVQVPLSGSCVAQQRQRTEAEGLLGGAPTLVAGLGPASVSAWRWLAEQKDDSAQALSVGFDLEHPDCAEPLPQTAPHGRWIGAWNDNPGDANALFLRGQSNAEPRISAYGTALTTVLESELARLLSGQANPMPVIEHPAATPSDTLTLFYSGDGGWRDLDRASAEHMAKVGYPVVGIDTLRYYWQHKSAQQSADDLSRLMQHYREAWHIKRFVLAGYSFGADVLPAIYNRLPGSDREQVDALLLLAFARSGSFEIEVSGWLGKQGEEAATGPEMRQLPAAKVFCVYGSEEAADSGCTQPGAVGERLQLSGGHHFDGDYDALAEKLLAAIRARQPGS from the coding sequence ATGAAACGAGACAGCTGGTTCAAAGGCGGACTGTTGGCCGCCGCCTTGGTGGTCGGTATCGCCGTCGTCTGGCACGAACGTGACGACTCGGGGCTGCAGCATTTGGTACTGAATGACGGTACCCCAGCACTCCGGATCGGCGCGCATGCCGCCCCGCAGCACGTGCTGATACTGGTCACCGAACAGCAGCGGCTCGACCCGGCCACGCTCGAGCGCCTGGCCGCTTCAGGCTCGGTCGAGCTGGTGCAGGTGCCGCTGTCCGGCAGTTGCGTGGCGCAGCAACGTCAGCGCACGGAAGCCGAAGGATTGCTGGGCGGCGCTCCAACGCTGGTGGCCGGGCTCGGCCCCGCCTCCGTCTCGGCCTGGCGCTGGCTGGCTGAACAGAAAGACGACTCGGCCCAGGCGCTGTCGGTGGGCTTCGATCTGGAGCATCCCGATTGTGCCGAGCCGCTGCCGCAGACGGCGCCACACGGCCGCTGGATCGGCGCCTGGAATGACAACCCGGGCGATGCCAACGCGCTGTTCCTGCGTGGCCAGTCCAATGCCGAACCGCGCATCAGCGCCTACGGCACGGCATTGACGACGGTGCTCGAGTCCGAGCTGGCCCGCCTGCTCAGCGGCCAGGCCAACCCGATGCCGGTGATCGAACACCCGGCGGCAACGCCGTCGGACACCCTGACGCTGTTCTATTCCGGTGACGGCGGTTGGCGGGACCTGGACCGCGCCTCGGCCGAGCACATGGCCAAAGTCGGCTACCCGGTGGTCGGCATCGACACCCTGCGCTACTACTGGCAGCACAAGAGCGCCCAGCAGAGCGCCGACGACCTGTCGCGGCTGATGCAGCACTACCGCGAGGCCTGGCACATCAAGCGTTTCGTGCTCGCCGGCTACTCGTTCGGGGCCGACGTGTTGCCGGCGATCTACAACCGCCTGCCCGGCAGCGATCGCGAGCAAGTCGATGCGTTGCTGCTGCTCGCCTTCGCCCGCAGCGGCAGTTTCGAGATCGAGGTGAGCGGTTGGCTCGGCAAGCAAGGCGAAGAAGCGGCGACGGGTCCGGAGATGCGTCAGCTGCCGGCCGCCAAGGTGTTTTGCGTATATGGCAGCGAGGAGGCGGCCGACAGCGGTTGCACTCAACCCGGCGCCGTCGGTGAGCGGCTGCAACTGTCTGGCGGTCATCATTTCGATGGTGACTACGATGCCCTGGCGGAAAAGCTGCTCGCCGCGATTCGGGCACGCCAACCCGGTTCCTGA
- a CDS encoding tetratricopeptide repeat protein: MLESLEKMLAKGMDNPMLRFGLGKGYLDAGDAAQAATHLQRCVEQDPNYSAAWKLLGKALQASGDLEGARRAWEQGLIAAQAHGDKQAEKEMGVFLRKLDKPVKS, encoded by the coding sequence ATGCTCGAATCATTGGAAAAGATGCTCGCCAAAGGCATGGACAATCCCATGCTGCGCTTTGGCCTGGGCAAGGGCTATCTGGATGCGGGCGACGCAGCGCAGGCCGCGACGCATCTGCAGCGCTGCGTCGAACAGGATCCAAATTATTCGGCGGCCTGGAAGCTGCTCGGCAAGGCACTGCAGGCTAGCGGCGACCTCGAAGGCGCGCGACGCGCCTGGGAGCAAGGCCTGATCGCCGCGCAGGCGCACGGCGACAAGCAGGCCGAAAAGGAAATGGGCGTATTCCTGCGCAAGCTCGACAAGCCGGTTAAGTCCTGA